From Salmo salar chromosome ssa09, Ssal_v3.1, whole genome shotgun sequence:
AATGTATTGTGGCCTACAAAACTATCATTTGTCGCCATCCAATGACAGAAACTGGAATAACACATACAGATAGGCTATTCAAAGAGCAAATAGGCTACTCAAATGCACATTTTGGAATAATTCATCGTTACAATTACTTGTTTGGGGGGACTATTTGTTGAAGCTCTATTTGACTGGAATTTCATTCTGCTTTGATCTATGGAGGAAAATGTCAAGTGTGTAAATAGGAAATGGGAAACACTTATGTTCGATTGCATTTAATTATATTAGATGTATTTCTACTATATTCTAACCACGTGTTATATTTGACATGCTCCAGTGCTGTTCAAGGTTTCCAGAAAAATTGGTGGACCATGGTACAATTACACTTTGTAAAATTGGACTCCGAATTGGAGGTAATTATGACACAACAGAGTTAAGTACTAATGTCGCGTTCAAATACTACTCGGAAGTAGGAAACTCGGAAATGTCCAAATTGCTGGTTCGTTAAATACGGCAGGTGGAGTTAGCAGTCGGACATTaccgagtttcctagttccgactaagTCGAGAACGCAGCACTAATGCGTTCAAACATTGACACCGTGACAACCATTAGTCGCATGGCAACAGCCCACTGACCCTATGACGAGCGCCCTCACATTATCCCCCTCGGGCGTGCTGCTGTAACCGTGTACTCGGCTGCTGGTATCTAGTCCAAAAATAACAGTTCCAATGAAGAGTAGCACATTGGAGGAAGGAAGGCTCCCCCAAGCCTATGGTCAAAGGATGCTTTTTACAGGTATGTGTCACATAATTATTGGGTTTGATGTAGAATGTTACAAGGGTAGAAATAGGTTACACAACAATCACCTCTTATTACATAGGCTATTGTGTGTAGCCTACATGATGTATATAATTAGGCCTGTTTTGGAAATTATACATTAGGGGTCTGTCATTATAAATATTGGTATTTTGTGATTTTAATGACACGTAGATAAGTCGGGACAAGAAACTGTGGGGGTGAGTGGATGAGAGATACTTGACACAGCCTTTTCATTGGCAAATGAACTTTCTGTAAAAGACCACTGTCAAATGAACTTTCTACCAACTGTggcttggtagagcatggtgtgtgcaacgcctgggttgtgggttcgattcccacgggaggccagtacaaaaaaaaaaatgtatgaaatgtatgtattcactactgtaagtcgctctggataagagcgtctgctaaattactaaaatgtaatgtaatgtaaaatggaaccaccctaccaccctattccttagtgcactactttagactaggGAAAAGTCTTAAACGGGATCCTTTGGACATACCAACTCTGACGTCACCCCATGGAAGTTCAcaattaaaatggttaaggttagggtcataGTTAGGTAAGAGTTaaagttagggtttagggtatggACGTCCCAAGATTTCTGGATAGCATAAACCTTTAGAGTAGGGCTCTGTGTTGCTCACTATTTTCTGAATGGTTCTCACATTTCATTATGTTGATTCTAATAAGGTCCAGATGGAGTTGGAGACTACAAGGCAAGATTGATCGACTTTCCCCGCTACATTGGCATTGGCCCTTTGTCACCTGAGGGTACAAGCGATTTGAATTACCTGTGCCGGCCTGCTCCCTGCACCCCAGCCCCCATGCCCAAACAGTGCTGCATTGGAGGGGTGGGATGGGGCATGGAATATCACCAGCTGTTGAACAGTAGGACGCTGCTCAGCAATATGCAAATTAAGGTGGGGCCCAAATGAAGCCTGTGAGCTGGATGTTAATTCGATTATTAATAAAGGAGGGAGT
This genomic window contains:
- the spmip2 gene encoding uncharacterized protein C4orf45 homolog; translation: MKSSTLEEGRLPQAYGQRMLFTGPDGVGDYKARLIDFPRYIGIGPLSPEGTSDLNYLCRPAPCTPAPMPKQCCIGGVGWGMEYHQLLNSRTLLSNMQIKRAEFRSALEDRVTHRYQNPWHAPPHFLDKQSVGARSKLAWTHKYDCYIQDNNKQFLLNRRD